Proteins encoded within one genomic window of Lynx canadensis isolate LIC74 chromosome B4, mLynCan4.pri.v2, whole genome shotgun sequence:
- the LOC115518861 gene encoding NKG2-D type II integral membrane protein isoform X3 encodes MNLVRDRWACHSMAMDAVHNSNSELVYHGISTRPKRRRVLNTSKYRENPLFHQEAPLPLQESYCGPCPKNWICYRNTCYQFFNESKSWYQSQASCVSQNSSLLKIYSREHQDFLKLVKSYHWMGLIQTPPNGSWQWEDGSILLPDQLTMVDMQNGTCAVYGSNFKAYTENCLTPNTYICMQRIV; translated from the exons ATGAATCTGGTCCGAGATCGGTGGGCTTGTCACAGCATGG CCATGGACGCAGTCCATAATTCCAACTCTGAGCTGGTATATCATGGTATTTCCACACGACCAAAGAGAAGGCGTGTATTAAACACAAGCAAATATAGAGAAAACC cattattCCACCAAGAAGCTCCACTTCCTTTACAAG AAAGTTATTGTGGCCCATGTCCTAAAAACTGGATATGTTATAGAAATACCTGCTaccaattttttaatgaaagcaaaaGCTGGTACCAAAGCCAAGCCTCTTGTGTGTCTCAAAATTCCAGTCTCTTGAAGATATACAGCAGAGAACACCAG GATTTCCTAAAATTGGTGAAGTCTTATCATTGGATGGGACTAATACAAACGCCACCAAATGGATCATGGCaatgggaagatggcagcattcTCTTACCCGACCA ACTAACCATGGTTGACATGCAGAATGGAACCTGTGCAGTTTATGGGTCAAATTTTAAAGCTTATACAGAAAACTGTTTAACTCCAAACACATACATCTGCATGCAGAGGATTGTGTAA
- the LOC115518861 gene encoding NKG2-D type II integral membrane protein isoform X1, translating into MNLVRDRWACHSMAMDAVHNSNSELVYHGISTRPKRRRVLNTSKYRENPSPFFLVHSIAIALGIHFIIMVMICGAIIIHSLFHQEAPLPLQESYCGPCPKNWICYRNTCYQFFNESKSWYQSQASCVSQNSSLLKIYSREHQDFLKLVKSYHWMGLIQTPPNGSWQWEDGSILLPDQLTMVDMQNGTCAVYGSNFKAYTENCLTPNTYICMQRIV; encoded by the exons ATGAATCTGGTCCGAGATCGGTGGGCTTGTCACAGCATGG CCATGGACGCAGTCCATAATTCCAACTCTGAGCTGGTATATCATGGTATTTCCACACGACCAAAGAGAAGGCGTGTATTAAACACAAGCAAATATAGAGAAAACC CATCTCCATTTTTCCTAGTCCATTCCATTGCTATAGCTCTGGGGATCCACTTCATTATTATGGTAATGATATGCGGTGCCATAATCATACATT cattattCCACCAAGAAGCTCCACTTCCTTTACAAG AAAGTTATTGTGGCCCATGTCCTAAAAACTGGATATGTTATAGAAATACCTGCTaccaattttttaatgaaagcaaaaGCTGGTACCAAAGCCAAGCCTCTTGTGTGTCTCAAAATTCCAGTCTCTTGAAGATATACAGCAGAGAACACCAG GATTTCCTAAAATTGGTGAAGTCTTATCATTGGATGGGACTAATACAAACGCCACCAAATGGATCATGGCaatgggaagatggcagcattcTCTTACCCGACCA ACTAACCATGGTTGACATGCAGAATGGAACCTGTGCAGTTTATGGGTCAAATTTTAAAGCTTATACAGAAAACTGTTTAACTCCAAACACATACATCTGCATGCAGAGGATTGTGTAA
- the LOC115518861 gene encoding NKG2-D type II integral membrane protein isoform X2, which produces MDAVHNSNSELVYHGISTRPKRRRVLNTSKYRENPSPFFLVHSIAIALGIHFIIMVMICGAIIIHSLFHQEAPLPLQESYCGPCPKNWICYRNTCYQFFNESKSWYQSQASCVSQNSSLLKIYSREHQDFLKLVKSYHWMGLIQTPPNGSWQWEDGSILLPDQLTMVDMQNGTCAVYGSNFKAYTENCLTPNTYICMQRIV; this is translated from the exons ATGGACGCAGTCCATAATTCCAACTCTGAGCTGGTATATCATGGTATTTCCACACGACCAAAGAGAAGGCGTGTATTAAACACAAGCAAATATAGAGAAAACC CATCTCCATTTTTCCTAGTCCATTCCATTGCTATAGCTCTGGGGATCCACTTCATTATTATGGTAATGATATGCGGTGCCATAATCATACATT cattattCCACCAAGAAGCTCCACTTCCTTTACAAG AAAGTTATTGTGGCCCATGTCCTAAAAACTGGATATGTTATAGAAATACCTGCTaccaattttttaatgaaagcaaaaGCTGGTACCAAAGCCAAGCCTCTTGTGTGTCTCAAAATTCCAGTCTCTTGAAGATATACAGCAGAGAACACCAG GATTTCCTAAAATTGGTGAAGTCTTATCATTGGATGGGACTAATACAAACGCCACCAAATGGATCATGGCaatgggaagatggcagcattcTCTTACCCGACCA ACTAACCATGGTTGACATGCAGAATGGAACCTGTGCAGTTTATGGGTCAAATTTTAAAGCTTATACAGAAAACTGTTTAACTCCAAACACATACATCTGCATGCAGAGGATTGTGTAA
- the LOC115518861 gene encoding NKG2-D type II integral membrane protein isoform X4 codes for MNLVRDRWACHSMAMDAVHNSNSELVYHGISTRPKRRRVLNTSKYRENQSYCGPCPKNWICYRNTCYQFFNESKSWYQSQASCVSQNSSLLKIYSREHQDFLKLVKSYHWMGLIQTPPNGSWQWEDGSILLPDQLTMVDMQNGTCAVYGSNFKAYTENCLTPNTYICMQRIV; via the exons ATGAATCTGGTCCGAGATCGGTGGGCTTGTCACAGCATGG CCATGGACGCAGTCCATAATTCCAACTCTGAGCTGGTATATCATGGTATTTCCACACGACCAAAGAGAAGGCGTGTATTAAACACAAGCAAATATAGAGAAAACC AAAGTTATTGTGGCCCATGTCCTAAAAACTGGATATGTTATAGAAATACCTGCTaccaattttttaatgaaagcaaaaGCTGGTACCAAAGCCAAGCCTCTTGTGTGTCTCAAAATTCCAGTCTCTTGAAGATATACAGCAGAGAACACCAG GATTTCCTAAAATTGGTGAAGTCTTATCATTGGATGGGACTAATACAAACGCCACCAAATGGATCATGGCaatgggaagatggcagcattcTCTTACCCGACCA ACTAACCATGGTTGACATGCAGAATGGAACCTGTGCAGTTTATGGGTCAAATTTTAAAGCTTATACAGAAAACTGTTTAACTCCAAACACATACATCTGCATGCAGAGGATTGTGTAA